TTGAAGGAGAAAAGTAAGGCATACACGATCTTACAGGAAGGGGACGCCACCGACTGAGAGCGGCCCCGGATACGGTTTGTCTGAAGTTCCCTCCGGAGCCGCAGGCTGAAAATCTCAGTAGGCCGAGCCGGGGATCCCGCCCGTTATCTAAAGGGGCAGGTATCGGAGTTATTACTCCCGCACCTGTAGAAGTGGACGCTTTTGGGCGTCAAATTGGGTGGTACCACGGAATAGACCCCGTCCCTTTTCAGGGACGGGTTTTTTGTATTTTAGCAAGAAATAATAACATTATGGGCATGGGAGTGATAATACATGAGTATAAAAATTGCCTATCTGGGACCGGCGGGGACATTTTCAGAGGAAGCGGCGGAGTGTTTTGCCAACAAAGCATCTCTGGAGGCAGAATTGGAACCGTGTGCAACGGTGGCCGATTGTGCCGGCAGAGCAGAGGATGATGCGGTAAAATATGCGGTGGTTCCCTTGGAAAATTCTTTGGAAGGCTCGGTGCACGCCACCCTTGATGTGCTGATGACTAGCCTGGAGCTCTCCATCCAGGCTGAGCTGGTTTTGGATATTGAGCATAATTTACTCTGTCCCCACAAAGAAATGGGGCAAATAAGCCAGGTCTACTCCCACCCCCAGGCGCTGGCCCAGTGCCGCGACTTTTTGCGGCAAAGGCTGCCCCAGGCCCGGCTGGTTCCGGCGCTGAGCACTGCAGAGGCGGCGGCGCAGGTGGCTCGTGAACAAAGCGGAGCGGCCATAGCCAGCAAACGGGCTGCCAAGCGTTATGGGCTGCATATTTTGGCAGAAAATATTCAGGACAGCGAGAACCGGACCCGTTTCATTGTGTTGGGAAAAGAAACCCCGGTACCTGCTTTGCCGCAAAAAGCTTCCCTGGTTTTTTCTGTGACAAATGCTGCGGGCAGCCTGTTTAGGGTGCTGCAGGCCTTTGCCGACCATGGCGTTAATTTAACCAGGATTGAATCGCGGCCTGCCAGAAAACAGTTGGGGGACTATATTTTCTTCGTTGATTTGGATGGAACCCCTGATGATATAAATGTTAAAAAGGCGCTGCGGCAGGCAGCAAAGGAAGCGGTAGTGCTAAAGCTTCTGGGTTCCTATCCTGTTCTTCCTTAAAAGGTATAAGTGGGCTCATTCTGCTTCATACTATCCGTTATAAATGAACGGGAGTTTATGATGAACTGGATTGTAGCAGGCCTGCTAGCCTCCGCCGCCGCATTTGCCGCCAACCGTTTTGTTTATCGCGTTTGGCGCGATGTGGTGTTGTTGGGCCCGGTGCCCCTGTTGGAGGAAGTGGCAAAAACAATGGCCGCCCAAATGCTTGGGGCCAGTATCCTTTATACCCATGTGGTGTTTGGCCTCACCGAAGCCATCCTGGACTGGCGCGGCCGCAGGCGGGGACTGCCCGCAGCAGTTTCGGCGCTTTTGGCACACAGCATTTTTGGTTTACTGACGGTGGCGGTTGCCCGGAGTACAGGCAATCTGGGTGCAGGCATTGTGGCTGCCTTTTTGGGCCATGCAGTCTGGAATGCAGTTATGCTCTTCCGTTCGGTGAAGAGGTGAGTCCCGATGCTTATTACCTGGGTTTGCAGAGAATGCGGCGTTCGGCTGGCGAGGGTTGCCGCCAGTGCAGATAACCCGCGAGTGGCTGCGTTGACGGCACAGGCAGGAGACGATATAATAGAGATTGACCGGGAAGGAAACTTGGTCCTTCACCTATTGTGTGAAGACTGCCTGGAAACACTAGACCCGGAGGATGAAAGTGGCATTGTTTATTTACAAAGACCGGAGCTTCACTGATAACCGGTTAGAGAACGCCAAGGCCTTGCTTACAAAACAAGGCCTGCTTTTTGTGCTGGTAGGAACTATAACGCTTTGCAATTAGCAAAGCTGCAGTGGTAACCAGCACTGAAAGGCACGCGCTGAGGAAATCGAATGGGCGCGCCTTTCTGGTGCTGGTAGGAACTATAACGCTTTGCAGCTAGCAAAGCTGCAG
This Dethiobacter alkaliphilus AHT 1 DNA region includes the following protein-coding sequences:
- the pheA gene encoding prephenate dehydratase gives rise to the protein MSIKIAYLGPAGTFSEEAAECFANKASLEAELEPCATVADCAGRAEDDAVKYAVVPLENSLEGSVHATLDVLMTSLELSIQAELVLDIEHNLLCPHKEMGQISQVYSHPQALAQCRDFLRQRLPQARLVPALSTAEAAAQVAREQSGAAIASKRAAKRYGLHILAENIQDSENRTRFIVLGKETPVPALPQKASLVFSVTNAAGSLFRVLQAFADHGVNLTRIESRPARKQLGDYIFFVDLDGTPDDINVKKALRQAAKEAVVLKLLGSYPVLP
- a CDS encoding anti-sigma-F factor Fin, whose protein sequence is MLITWVCRECGVRLARVAASADNPRVAALTAQAGDDIIEIDREGNLVLHLLCEDCLETLDPEDESGIVYLQRPELH